In Flavobacterium gelatinilyticum, a genomic segment contains:
- a CDS encoding DUF1634 domain-containing protein: protein MEKSKVMQHEKFGEKDFQTIIGNLLRYGVWISLSVAFIGGIVYLMHHGQEIEDYSVFKENDRNIFEVISTVINGAIDGRGEYLIFFGIILLFLTPVLRVLLSLFSFTIEKDYLYVVITLIVILIIITSISFGFSH from the coding sequence ATGGAAAAATCTAAAGTTATGCAGCACGAAAAATTTGGAGAAAAAGATTTTCAGACGATAATCGGAAACTTATTGCGCTACGGTGTATGGATTTCATTATCAGTAGCTTTTATTGGCGGTATTGTCTATTTAATGCACCACGGACAAGAAATCGAAGATTACTCGGTTTTTAAAGAAAATGACCGCAACATATTCGAAGTAATCTCAACAGTTATCAATGGCGCGATCGACGGAAGAGGTGAATATTTAATATTCTTCGGAATCATATTATTGTTCCTAACGCCTGTTTTAAGGGTTTTGCTTTCGTTATTTTCATTTACAATTGAGAAGGATTATCTGTATGTTGTTATTACATTAATCGTAATTCTAATCATTATCACAAGTATTTCTTTTGGATTCTCGCATTAA
- a CDS encoding helix-turn-helix domain-containing protein produces the protein MKNKILTYSLTQHKSLFSNADKKDYFYIQTKEHPYIDEPYRAESYAVEFLRKGSIVMQTQLDKRIIEAPAIIALGPTVTRSFAKNSDEILIDIIFFKPQFFLESQTNVFFLSQYKFFENNNVLELKGRLKIKFERIFNLIKELLEGNSKHQPAELISYLYILIYELDSVQETASAVITQNPIFENFKKLLFKNFLLQRSVEYYADSLNVTRKYLSEVIKKNSGKTASEWINEVVILEAKVLLQNKSLTINQISDELNFQNQSTFGRFFKNHTGISPLEYRK, from the coding sequence TTGAAAAATAAAATTCTGACCTATTCCTTAACCCAGCACAAAAGTCTTTTTTCAAATGCAGATAAAAAGGATTATTTCTACATTCAAACTAAAGAGCATCCTTATATAGATGAGCCATATCGTGCAGAAAGTTATGCAGTAGAATTTTTGAGAAAAGGCTCAATCGTAATGCAGACACAGCTCGATAAAAGAATAATTGAGGCGCCTGCAATTATTGCTTTAGGTCCTACAGTTACCAGAAGTTTTGCAAAAAACAGCGATGAAATTTTAATTGATATTATATTTTTTAAACCGCAGTTTTTTCTCGAAAGTCAGACTAATGTTTTCTTTTTATCCCAATATAAATTTTTTGAAAACAATAATGTTCTGGAACTCAAAGGTCGATTAAAGATTAAGTTTGAACGTATTTTTAATCTCATAAAAGAACTTTTAGAAGGAAACTCAAAACATCAGCCTGCAGAACTTATAAGCTATCTGTATATTTTAATCTACGAACTTGATTCAGTTCAGGAAACAGCTTCTGCAGTAATAACTCAAAATCCAATATTCGAAAATTTTAAAAAACTGCTTTTTAAAAATTTCTTACTACAGCGTTCTGTAGAATATTACGCCGATTCTTTAAATGTAACACGTAAATATCTTTCGGAAGTAATTAAAAAGAACAGCGGTAAAACAGCAAGCGAGTGGATTAATGAGGTTGTAATACTGGAAGCGAAAGTGTTGCTGCAAAATAAAAGTCTGACCATTAATCAAATCAGCGACGAATTAAATTTTCAAAACCAGTCTACCTTTGGAAGGTTTTTTAAAAATCATACCGGAATTTCGCCTTTAGAATATCGTAAGTAA
- a CDS encoding DoxX family protein, whose translation MKNITILEAGLILRIVLGITMLSAVADRFGLWGAPGSNGVAWGNWENFVLYTQTLNPLFNKATAEILGGIATFFEILFSILLFFGFKTRIAALGTAGLMLVFALAMMANVSIKAPFDYSVFTSAAAALLLANIGKTIYAVDNRI comes from the coding sequence ATGAAGAACATAACCATACTCGAAGCAGGATTAATTTTAAGAATAGTTTTAGGAATCACAATGCTCTCGGCCGTAGCTGACCGATTTGGACTTTGGGGCGCGCCCGGATCAAACGGGGTTGCCTGGGGAAACTGGGAAAACTTTGTGCTTTACACACAAACTTTGAATCCTCTTTTTAATAAAGCAACAGCCGAAATTTTGGGCGGGATTGCTACTTTCTTCGAAATATTGTTTTCTATCTTGTTATTTTTCGGTTTTAAAACCCGAATTGCCGCTTTGGGAACTGCCGGTTTAATGCTTGTTTTTGCTTTGGCCATGATGGCAAATGTTTCTATAAAAGCACCTTTTGATTATTCGGTTTTTACAAGTGCGGCAGCTGCTTTACTTCTTGCCAATATTGGAAAAACTATTTATGCCGTTGACAACAGGATATAA
- a CDS encoding GNAT family N-acetyltransferase codes for MIIRKAEKSDSAQIAPILLLAMEDIIYKFIKKEDYTAAKDFLQHFIEKENNQYSYQNCFAAEDNNEIIGAVNIYNGSDLEALRNPIIEYVRKHFNPDFDPEFETRAGEFYIDSLGVNPKYQGKGIGSKLLLFLIDEYVQKNNQVLGLLVEEDNPLAKNLYLKIGFKAVGEKTLVGKRLEHLQIQQENVNQ; via the coding sequence ATGATCATCAGAAAAGCCGAAAAATCCGACTCAGCACAAATTGCTCCTATTTTATTACTTGCTATGGAAGATATCATTTACAAGTTTATCAAAAAAGAAGATTACACTGCTGCAAAAGACTTTCTGCAGCATTTCATCGAAAAAGAAAACAACCAGTACTCCTATCAAAATTGTTTTGCTGCTGAAGATAATAATGAAATAATCGGTGCTGTAAACATTTACAATGGTTCCGATTTAGAAGCTTTACGAAATCCGATTATCGAATACGTGAGAAAGCATTTTAATCCGGATTTTGATCCTGAATTTGAAACCAGAGCCGGAGAATTTTATATTGATTCATTGGGCGTTAATCCAAAGTATCAGGGAAAAGGAATTGGTTCGAAGCTTCTTTTGTTTCTGATTGATGAATATGTGCAGAAAAACAATCAGGTTTTGGGATTGCTGGTTGAAGAAGATAATCCGCTGGCAAAAAACCTGTATTTAAAAATTGGATTTAAGGCTGTGGGAGAAAAAACGCTGGTTGGAAAAAGACTCGAACACCTGCAAATACAGCAGGAAAATGTTAATCAGTAA
- a CDS encoding LLM class flavin-dependent oxidoreductase: MEIGIDSFASAMYGDNNTLSSVDAMEQVLQRIEFADQCGLDVFGIGEHHKKEFLDSATAVILSAAAARTKNIRLASAVTVLSAADPVRVYQSFATLDLISKGRAEIVVGRGSAIEAYPLFGYDLRDYDALFKEKLELLLQVRANEFITWHGKFRPELNNLPVYPRALQEKMPIWLGVGGTPESFIRAGSLGLPLMVAVIGGQTHRFRPLIDLYRQAGEAAGFKAHELKVGLHSPGYVSASTEKAIEEYYPGYAELWTKLGYERGWPPVTKGKFDGLIDDLGVLIVGSPERAAEKILRHSEALGGVDRFTFQMDNAGLTHSQLMNAIELIGTKLIPLIKKG; this comes from the coding sequence ATGGAAATAGGAATTGACAGCTTTGCTTCGGCAATGTACGGCGACAACAATACCCTGAGCAGTGTTGATGCAATGGAGCAGGTGCTGCAGCGAATTGAATTTGCAGATCAATGCGGACTCGATGTTTTTGGCATCGGCGAGCATCACAAGAAAGAATTTCTGGATTCGGCTACAGCGGTGATTTTAAGTGCGGCTGCGGCAAGAACAAAAAATATAAGGCTGGCAAGTGCGGTAACGGTTTTAAGTGCTGCAGATCCTGTGCGTGTATATCAAAGTTTTGCCACACTGGATTTAATTTCAAAAGGAAGAGCCGAAATTGTTGTTGGACGCGGTTCTGCTATTGAAGCCTATCCCCTTTTTGGATATGATCTTAGGGATTATGATGCTCTTTTTAAAGAAAAACTCGAATTGCTTTTGCAAGTAAGAGCTAATGAATTTATTACCTGGCACGGAAAATTTCGTCCGGAACTGAATAACCTTCCCGTTTATCCCAGGGCTTTACAGGAAAAAATGCCTATTTGGCTTGGCGTTGGCGGAACTCCCGAGTCTTTTATCAGAGCCGGAAGCTTAGGTCTGCCTTTGATGGTGGCGGTTATTGGCGGGCAGACGCACCGTTTTCGCCCTTTAATCGATTTATATCGTCAGGCAGGTGAAGCAGCAGGTTTTAAAGCTCATGAATTAAAAGTCGGATTACATTCTCCGGGCTATGTTTCGGCTTCAACCGAAAAAGCAATCGAAGAATATTATCCCGGTTATGCTGAACTTTGGACGAAACTGGGTTACGAGCGTGGCTGGCCTCCGGTTACAAAAGGTAAATTTGACGGTTTAATTGATGATTTGGGCGTTTTAATAGTGGGGAGTCCTGAAAGGGCCGCTGAGAAAATTCTGCGTCACAGCGAAGCGCTTGGAGGTGTAGATCGCTTTACCTTTCAAATGGATAATGCCGGACTTACACATTCGCAGTTAATGAATGCAATAGAACTCATTGGAACTAAACTGATTCCTCTGATTAAGAAGGGATAG
- a CDS encoding PQQ-dependent sugar dehydrogenase — MKNLKYIFILSTALFAFSCSSDDKDPENGGGTVTDPVENGQANTQYKPAFTGQTRISGMTTNTEYKFDVITTALTSPWGVKTLPDGRILVTQKTTGTLRIVTTAGVVSAPITGLPAVNPANQGGLLGLCLDPDFATNRMIYWVFSEAVAGGNISSVAKGRLANDEKTVENATVIYRSSPANPSDLHYGGRILFDQNGYLVVSTGERSVLQTRPLAQSLTASLGKVVRITKEGNAAPGNPTFPTAGALPEIFSYGHRNPQGLAMHPVTKEIWESEHGPRGGDEINRIKAGANYGWPTITYGIEYSGQTIGDGIQQKEGMEQPVYYWDPVISPSGMTFYSGNRVPEWENNLFIGSLSATHIARLVIRDNKVVGEERLLAGENQRFRDITQGADGALYAVTDQGRLYRIDKK, encoded by the coding sequence ATGAAAAATTTAAAGTACATTTTCATTCTTTCAACTGCCTTATTCGCCTTTAGCTGCTCAAGTGATGATAAAGATCCCGAAAATGGCGGCGGAACCGTAACCGATCCGGTTGAGAATGGCCAGGCCAACACGCAGTACAAACCGGCATTTACCGGCCAGACGAGAATTAGTGGTATGACAACCAATACAGAATATAAATTTGATGTAATTACAACTGCATTAACAAGTCCGTGGGGCGTTAAAACACTTCCTGACGGACGTATTTTAGTAACACAGAAAACAACAGGAACTTTACGTATTGTAACAACGGCAGGTGTGGTCAGCGCGCCTATTACCGGACTTCCGGCTGTGAATCCTGCTAATCAGGGCGGTTTGTTAGGTTTGTGTCTTGATCCTGATTTTGCGACAAACAGAATGATTTACTGGGTTTTCTCTGAGGCAGTTGCTGGAGGAAATATTTCTTCGGTAGCAAAAGGAAGACTGGCAAATGACGAAAAAACAGTAGAAAATGCTACGGTTATCTATCGTTCAAGCCCGGCAAATCCTAGTGATCTTCATTATGGCGGACGTATTCTTTTTGATCAAAACGGATATTTAGTTGTAAGTACCGGAGAACGTTCTGTACTGCAAACAAGACCTTTAGCGCAATCGCTTACAGCCAGCTTAGGAAAAGTGGTTAGAATTACGAAAGAAGGAAATGCTGCACCTGGAAATCCAACTTTTCCAACAGCAGGAGCACTGCCTGAAATTTTTTCATACGGACACAGAAATCCGCAAGGGCTTGCTATGCATCCTGTTACTAAAGAAATCTGGGAAAGCGAACACGGACCAAGAGGCGGTGACGAAATCAACCGTATTAAAGCGGGAGCCAACTACGGATGGCCTACTATTACATACGGAATCGAATACAGCGGCCAAACGATTGGTGATGGAATTCAGCAGAAAGAAGGAATGGAACAGCCGGTATATTACTGGGATCCTGTGATTTCTCCGAGTGGTATGACATTCTACAGCGGAAATCGCGTACCGGAATGGGAAAACAACCTTTTCATAGGTTCTTTAAGCGCAACTCACATTGCACGTTTGGTTATCAGAGATAATAAAGTGGTAGGAGAGGAAAGACTTCTTGCCGGAGAAAACCAGCGTTTTAGAGATATTACACAAGGTGCAGACGGAGCTCTTTACGCCGTAACTGATCAGGGAAGACTTTATAGAATAGACAAGAAATAA
- a CDS encoding zinc-binding alcohol dehydrogenase family protein, producing MKAIGFKTSLPITEPESFIEFEAVKPIPGAHDLLVKIDAVSVNPVDFKIRQSGAKDTVLETPKIIGWDAVGIVQAVGEKVTLFEVGDPVYYAGDITKQGSNAEYQIIDERIVGRKPKTLSIEEAAVIPLTVLTAWEILFDRIRISAEKDKGKSILIIGGAGGVGSIAIQLAKKIAGLTVIATASRPETVDWCQKQGADFVVNHKDLVSSVREAGFEYVDYILDFADNNAYWDTMVELIKPQGHIASITGSSEPVALTKLKSKSVSFSWELMYTRSMYQTEDQIEQHHILNKAADLLDEGVLKTTLNQTLNGLTADNFKNAHKLLESGRTIGKIAIKF from the coding sequence ATGAAAGCTATAGGATTTAAAACCTCATTACCCATAACAGAACCGGAAAGTTTCATCGAATTTGAAGCTGTAAAACCAATTCCGGGAGCGCATGATTTATTAGTAAAAATTGACGCTGTATCTGTAAATCCAGTTGATTTTAAAATCCGTCAGAGCGGTGCAAAGGATACTGTTCTCGAAACCCCGAAAATTATTGGCTGGGATGCTGTTGGCATTGTTCAGGCTGTGGGCGAAAAAGTAACTTTGTTTGAAGTAGGTGACCCTGTATATTACGCCGGAGATATTACAAAACAAGGAAGCAATGCCGAATATCAAATTATTGATGAAAGAATTGTGGGCAGAAAGCCTAAAACATTAAGCATCGAAGAAGCTGCTGTAATTCCGTTAACCGTTTTGACAGCCTGGGAAATTTTGTTTGACCGAATTAGAATCAGTGCCGAAAAAGACAAAGGAAAATCAATTTTGATTATTGGCGGCGCAGGCGGAGTAGGTTCCATTGCCATTCAGCTGGCTAAGAAAATTGCCGGATTAACAGTAATTGCCACAGCATCACGTCCTGAAACTGTTGACTGGTGCCAGAAACAAGGAGCCGATTTTGTGGTAAATCATAAAGATTTGGTTTCTTCTGTACGTGAAGCTGGTTTTGAATATGTAGATTATATTTTAGATTTTGCAGACAACAATGCTTATTGGGATACAATGGTTGAACTAATTAAACCTCAGGGACATATCGCATCGATTACCGGAAGCAGCGAACCGGTGGCTTTGACCAAATTAAAAAGCAAAAGTGTTTCTTTTTCATGGGAATTAATGTACACACGTTCAATGTATCAGACAGAAGACCAAATTGAACAGCACCATATTTTAAATAAAGCAGCTGATTTGTTAGACGAAGGGGTTTTGAAAACCACTTTAAACCAAACCTTAAACGGACTAACAGCGGATAATTTTAAAAATGCACATAAATTGTTGGAATCAGGCAGAACCATAGGTAAAATTGCTATTAAATTTTAA
- a CDS encoding DoxX family protein: MMEKNLDLGLLLVRISVGGLMLFHGVSKMLHGISFLVDNMGAFGYAVYIGEVLAPIAILAGFRARIAAVLLAVTCVVAIAVAHAQDLFSISEHGGYANELLMLYLLGSVALFFTGAGKYAVSKNNNWD, from the coding sequence ATGATGGAAAAAAACTTAGATTTAGGATTATTACTAGTACGTATCAGCGTTGGAGGCTTAATGCTTTTTCATGGTGTTTCAAAAATGCTTCACGGAATTTCTTTCCTTGTAGACAATATGGGAGCATTTGGATATGCTGTTTACATTGGTGAAGTCTTAGCGCCAATCGCTATTTTAGCAGGATTCAGAGCCAGAATTGCTGCAGTGCTTTTGGCTGTAACCTGCGTTGTTGCCATTGCTGTTGCTCATGCTCAGGATCTTTTCTCGATCAGCGAGCATGGTGGTTATGCTAACGAGTTGTTAATGTTGTACCTTTTAGGTTCAGTGGCATTGTTCTTTACCGGAGCAGGAAAATATGCTGTTTCTAAAAACAATAACTGGGATTAA
- a CDS encoding sulfite exporter TauE/SafE family protein, giving the protein MTVLTFTLIMILGAFLAGFIGSLSGLGGGIIIIPLLTIILGVDIHYAIGAALVSVIATSSGSAAAYVKEGITNMRLGIFLEIATTIGAVCGALLSTIAPTSFIAVLFGLTLIFSAVNSLRKKEEHIVLESSPLAKKLKLQGTYPTHDGQVVSYGTKNVIGGFSMMGIAGMMSGLLGIGSGAFKVIAMDNIMRIPFKVSTTTSNFMMGVTAMASSVIYIQKGYIEPGICMPVVIGVLFGAMAGAKVLVRTNPKKLRIFFACLIFVLAINMIYNGINGKI; this is encoded by the coding sequence ATGACAGTACTTACATTTACCCTGATAATGATTCTCGGCGCTTTTTTAGCCGGATTTATTGGTTCATTATCAGGATTAGGAGGCGGAATCATCATTATTCCTCTCTTAACCATTATTCTTGGTGTCGATATTCATTATGCCATTGGAGCAGCTTTAGTTTCGGTAATTGCAACCTCTTCGGGTTCGGCGGCAGCTTATGTAAAAGAAGGGATTACCAATATGAGACTGGGAATTTTTCTCGAAATCGCCACAACAATCGGAGCCGTTTGCGGTGCTTTGCTTTCTACAATTGCTCCTACTTCATTCATCGCCGTATTATTTGGACTGACACTGATTTTTTCTGCTGTTAATTCGCTTCGAAAGAAGGAAGAACATATTGTACTGGAATCAAGTCCGCTGGCTAAAAAACTAAAACTTCAGGGTACTTACCCAACGCATGACGGACAGGTGGTAAGTTACGGAACCAAAAACGTAATTGGCGGTTTCAGCATGATGGGAATTGCCGGAATGATGTCGGGTTTACTCGGAATTGGTTCGGGAGCTTTTAAGGTAATTGCGATGGACAATATTATGCGGATTCCGTTTAAAGTTTCAACCACTACCAGCAATTTTATGATGGGTGTTACAGCAATGGCGAGTTCTGTAATTTACATTCAGAAAGGATATATCGAACCCGGAATTTGTATGCCGGTGGTTATTGGCGTTTTGTTTGGCGCTATGGCAGGAGCTAAAGTTTTGGTTCGAACCAATCCTAAAAAACTGCGAATCTTTTTTGCCTGCCTGATTTTTGTTTTGGCGATTAATATGATTTATAACGGAATTAATGGAAAAATCTAA
- a CDS encoding TonB-dependent receptor plug domain-containing protein, with translation MTLKLNLMFMFLIGLFSANACPVYIHIEDNLGNSLSNITVLVDNKPMGTSNNSGILELSLSAGTYNIEVVKNDGLKAKQTITVNCDQSNTFKFTLNFSDADSAKLKEVVIQNKTVKKQLEESPYSIEVIDFKKQYDKAGDVGDFINRAAGVKLRTNGNLGSAVQINLGGLQGKAVRFFKDGIPIELFGHGFSLGTIPVNMLDRVEVYKGVMPVYLASDALGGGINMVTRTSGKNFGEVSYEISSFNTHRATANFYLQNKKNFYGGFNGSFNYSDNDYKVRVPIQNETNEELKNVRRFHDMTRSNYAEAFVGLKEKSWADDFRLTLIYSDFYKQIQNDAQMRIVYGEAFSKEQNYSGMINYKKKFFDDRLKVNFLTNYSHFNTKFIDTATVRYNWAGEIIGRNLQPGEIRSGNNQRLNYDLASSRLNLEYKLSDRNFLEFSEMYYWQRRKGSDPLGAVSIIEGVDVLTIPATYRKDNMALAWRSLWLGEKLESIVAGKYYHYYTDGFTTDNYGFAWKSSKNDSQFGYLGGLKWTQNNYLVKLSYEYATRLPDEFEVFGDARIIKENLDLNPERSHNVNLNGQYSIIKENSSLTFAASLFYRKVKDGIFLQYDIPFSRYINYEETEVKGFEFETNYMPVKWLNLGFNATYQDIRRVAVENLYRYLLDSRVPNVPYLFGNFWVNTYFNNIFKTGDNLNFTWNANYTHRFFLVEIPKSQEPSLFEPVKDFQTSLIVPQDGRLGQFTNDVGVYYHFSNQKTTLSAECRNIGDVRLYDNFNVQKPGRSFHLKVVYNFF, from the coding sequence TTGACACTTAAATTAAACCTTATGTTTATGTTCCTGATTGGTCTTTTCTCTGCAAACGCCTGTCCGGTTTATATTCATATTGAAGACAACCTTGGAAATTCATTATCTAATATTACGGTTCTGGTCGATAACAAACCAATGGGAACCAGCAATAATTCTGGTATTTTAGAACTTTCTCTTTCAGCCGGAACTTACAACATCGAAGTGGTAAAAAATGATGGACTAAAAGCAAAACAAACTATTACCGTAAACTGCGATCAAAGCAATACTTTCAAATTTACACTAAATTTTTCGGATGCTGATTCTGCAAAGTTAAAAGAAGTTGTGATACAAAACAAAACTGTAAAAAAACAGCTTGAAGAATCGCCGTATTCAATTGAAGTAATCGATTTTAAAAAACAATATGACAAAGCCGGCGATGTAGGCGATTTTATAAACCGTGCTGCGGGTGTAAAATTAAGAACAAACGGAAATTTAGGTTCAGCAGTGCAGATTAATCTGGGCGGACTTCAGGGAAAAGCAGTTCGTTTCTTTAAAGACGGTATTCCAATCGAACTTTTCGGACACGGTTTCAGCCTTGGAACCATTCCGGTAAACATGCTCGACCGCGTTGAAGTCTACAAAGGTGTCATGCCGGTTTATCTGGCTTCGGATGCTTTGGGAGGCGGAATTAATATGGTTACCAGAACTTCGGGCAAAAATTTTGGCGAAGTATCGTATGAGATTTCTTCTTTTAATACTCACAGGGCTACGGCGAATTTTTATCTTCAGAATAAAAAGAATTTCTATGGAGGATTTAACGGTTCTTTTAATTATTCTGATAATGATTATAAAGTACGTGTTCCTATTCAGAATGAGACAAATGAAGAATTAAAGAATGTAAGACGTTTTCATGATATGACCCGATCCAATTATGCGGAAGCTTTTGTTGGATTAAAAGAAAAATCGTGGGCAGATGATTTTCGTTTAACGTTGATTTATTCTGATTTCTACAAGCAGATTCAAAATGATGCTCAAATGCGTATTGTATATGGAGAAGCTTTTTCGAAAGAGCAGAATTACAGCGGAATGATCAATTACAAGAAAAAGTTTTTTGATGATAGACTTAAGGTAAATTTCCTGACCAATTACAGTCATTTTAATACCAAATTTATTGATACAGCAACAGTACGCTACAACTGGGCAGGAGAAATTATTGGCAGAAATTTACAGCCGGGAGAAATCAGGTCTGGAAATAACCAGCGTTTGAATTATGATTTAGCTTCTTCAAGATTAAATTTAGAATACAAACTTTCTGATCGTAACTTTTTAGAATTCAGTGAAATGTACTATTGGCAGAGAAGAAAAGGAAGCGACCCTCTTGGAGCAGTCTCTATAATTGAAGGCGTTGATGTATTGACTATTCCTGCCACATATAGAAAAGATAATATGGCACTGGCATGGCGTTCGTTATGGCTGGGAGAGAAGTTAGAAAGTATTGTTGCCGGAAAATATTATCACTATTATACAGATGGGTTTACTACTGATAATTACGGATTTGCATGGAAATCATCAAAAAATGACAGTCAGTTTGGGTATTTGGGAGGTCTAAAATGGACTCAAAACAATTATCTGGTAAAATTATCATACGAATATGCCACACGTCTTCCGGATGAATTTGAGGTTTTTGGTGATGCCAGAATCATAAAAGAAAACTTAGATCTTAATCCGGAAAGAAGCCATAATGTCAATTTAAACGGTCAGTATTCTATCATTAAAGAAAACAGCAGCCTGACTTTTGCAGCGAGTTTGTTTTACCGAAAAGTAAAAGACGGGATTTTCCTTCAGTATGATATTCCGTTCAGCCGTTATATTAATTATGAAGAAACCGAAGTAAAAGGTTTTGAGTTCGAGACTAATTATATGCCTGTTAAATGGCTGAATTTAGGATTTAATGCTACTTATCAGGATATTCGAAGAGTTGCAGTTGAGAATCTTTACAGGTACCTGCTGGATTCAAGAGTGCCGAATGTGCCGTATTTGTTTGGAAATTTTTGGGTGAACACCTATTTCAATAATATTTTCAAAACCGGAGATAACTTAAATTTTACTTGGAATGCCAATTATACACACAGATTTTTCTTAGTTGAAATTCCAAAAAGTCAGGAACCTTCATTATTTGAACCTGTAAAGGATTTTCAGACTTCTTTAATTGTGCCTCAGGATGGAAGGCTGGGGCAGTTTACCAATGATGTCGGGGTGTATTATCATTTTTCAAATCAAAAAACAACCCTTTCAGCAGAGTGCCGAAATATAGGAGACGTAAGGCTGTATGACAATTTTAATGTTCAGAAACCGGGACGATCTTTCCACCTCAAAGTAGTATATAATTTTTTTTAA
- a CDS encoding helix-turn-helix domain-containing protein — translation MAFKIDTNDFADFLENGPKLKTGLSEIELEGEKDIKFVTPKGDILFHEHSITEELSILQGNYQMHDDIAISGRGDSSLLEMHFNLSDQKIGYINPGSVKDFAAPMSGNITFLSAEDNHAKIDFKKDLVYNTFDIHLPLNVLTKYEGESRVMDNFLNNIQKNTSTALSKGEIKIGAKIYGVIQDIKNCFYKGLTRKIYMESKIYELIALSHHDLDQQKEAVNLSGNDVEKIKFAAQLIRENIDNPYTIVELARKIGVNQTKLKEGFKTVFGDTVFGYLQEIRMNNARHYLTDTSLSIQEISHLSGYQNVSNFSIAFKRIFGYPPTKLRLKV, via the coding sequence ATGGCATTTAAAATTGATACAAATGATTTTGCTGATTTTCTGGAAAACGGTCCAAAACTGAAGACCGGACTTTCAGAAATAGAACTGGAGGGGGAAAAAGATATCAAATTTGTTACTCCAAAAGGCGACATTTTATTCCATGAACATTCGATTACCGAAGAATTGTCCATTCTTCAGGGAAATTATCAGATGCACGATGATATTGCTATTTCAGGACGCGGTGATTCTTCGCTTTTAGAAATGCATTTTAATCTTTCTGACCAAAAAATAGGATATATAAATCCCGGCTCTGTAAAAGATTTTGCAGCTCCAATGTCGGGTAATATTACTTTTCTTTCTGCCGAGGACAATCACGCCAAAATTGACTTTAAAAAAGACCTTGTTTACAACACTTTTGATATTCATTTACCTCTAAATGTATTAACTAAATACGAAGGAGAATCAAGAGTAATGGACAATTTTCTTAACAACATCCAGAAAAATACCAGCACAGCTTTATCTAAAGGCGAAATAAAAATTGGTGCCAAAATCTACGGTGTTATTCAGGACATCAAAAACTGCTTTTACAAAGGCCTGACGCGAAAAATTTACATGGAATCTAAAATTTATGAGCTTATTGCTTTAAGTCATCATGATTTAGACCAGCAGAAAGAAGCCGTAAATTTAAGCGGTAATGATGTTGAAAAGATAAAATTTGCCGCACAATTAATCCGTGAAAACATTGATAATCCGTATACTATTGTAGAACTTGCCCGTAAAATAGGTGTCAACCAGACCAAACTAAAAGAAGGTTTTAAAACAGTTTTTGGTGACACGGTTTTTGGTTATCTCCAGGAAATCCGAATGAACAATGCCAGACATTATTTAACAGATACTTCGCTTTCGATACAAGAAATCAGCCATCTTTCCGGTTATCAGAACGTTTCTAATTTTAGTATTGCCTTTAAACGAATCTTCGGTTATCCGCCTACTAAGCTGCGTCTTAAGGTTTAG